In the Methanofervidicoccus abyssi genome, AGTAGTTTTGGTTAGTGTCCTTCTAAGTTCTTCTTTTTCTTTAGTTAATTCTTCTAATGAATTTAAAGCATCTAAAAACTCATCTATTGATTGGAATCTATCTTCCTTTTTCTTTGCTAAGAGTTTTTCAAGTATTCCATCGAATGTTGATAATTCGGGGTTTATTTTTGAAGGCAGTGTTGGTTTTTTATTTGGGTTTATGATTTTTAAGGATACCTGAGTTGGCGTGATGCCCTCATAGGGCAGTCTTCCAGTTAGTAACTCATAAAATAAAACTCCCAACTGATAAATATCAGTTCTCTTATCTGTCTTCCCGTATTCTTCTTCATCTATTTGCTCCGGTGCTGAATATATTAAAGTTAATCCCTTTGTGGTTGTTGCTGTAGTGGATTTTGCACCTATTTTTGCAAGTCCCCAATCTGTTATCTTTGGTGTTAAATTTTGAGTTAATAGGATGTTCGATGGTTTAATATCTCTGTGGATTATGTTTTTGTCATGAGCGTGTTTTAACCCTTCTGCTATTTGTTTTATTAATTTTATGGCATCTTTTGGATTTAATGGTTTTGGATATTCACCTAAATCTTTTATTAGTTTTCCATTTAAGTTATATCCTTCAATATACTCCATCTCTATGTGTGGAATTGGCTCTTCGTAAGCATCATACATTTTAACAATATTTGGATGATTGAGATTTTTCCATGCTTTGATTTCTTTTAATAGGTATTTCTTAGCTTTCTCGTCAAAAGTTGGGACTTTTAAAGCAAGTGGTTGAGTTCCACCTTTTCTTTTAACTTTGAATACCTTTCCAAATCCACCTTCTCCTAATTTCTCTAATGGGATGTATTTGTTTAATAATTCAGCTGGGAAATCTGGGATATCACTTACTAACTCTTTATTAGTTGTTTCCTGTTTAGTTATGCTTTTTTCACTTTCATCTACTTTATTTTGTTTCTTTTTTCTTTTTCTTATAAAGCGTGCTCCTCCCCATACTACAATTAAACCTATGAAAAGTAGTAATATTAAAATAATATTACTACCATGATTAATATTGATATAATTAATATTGATAGTAGGAATAGCTTCTAACTTAGCATTAACAGTTTTTGAAAGTCCTGGAGAAATATAAACAATTTCCGTATAATCCTTATACCCGTCTTTTTTTAATGTAATAGTATACTCTCCGGGGGATAAACCAGTTATAGTTTTAGGAGTAGTCCCTTTATAAGATCCATTAATATAAATTTTAGCCCCAGTTGGATTACTATCTACATACAGTGAACCAGTTATTGGTTTTAGGTTCACATATACTCTCTTTGAATCTCCTGGAGAAATATAAACAATTTCCGTATAATCCTTATACCCGTCTTTTTTTAATGTAATAGTATACTCTCCGGGGGATAAACCAGTTATAGTTTTAGGAGTAGTCCCTTTATAAGATCCATTAATATAAATTTTAGCCCCAGTTGGATTACTATCTACATACAGTGAACCAGTAATAATAGCTTTGAATAGATAGACACTACCATTCCCATTTCCAGCAACTATATACTTGTCATTAGGAGTTATTGATACTGATCTAACATTACTACCTGTCCAATAATTCCACAATAACCTCCCTTCTCTGTTGAAGAGATAGACATTACCATCCCAACTACCTGCAACTATATAATTCCCATCAGGAGTTATTGATACTGATTCAACAGCACCACCTGTCTCATACTTCCACAATAACCTCCCTTCTTTATTGAAGAGATAGACATTACTATCATTACTCCCTGCAACTATATAATTCCCATCAGGAGTTATTGATACTGATTCAACAGCACCACCTGTCTCATACTTCCACAATAACCTCCCTTCTTTATTGAAGAGATAGACATTACCATCCCAACTACCTGCAACTATATAATTCCCATCAGGAGTTATTGATACTGACCAAACCAAATTACCTGTCTCATACTTCCACAATAACCTCCCTTCTCTGTTGAAGAGATAGACATTCTTATCCTCACTCCCTGCAACTATATAATTCCCATCAGGAGTTATTGATACTGAATTAACCCAATATTCATCTGTTTTATACTTCCATAATTCATCCCCATTATTGTTGAAGAGATAAATGTTGTCATTAAATCCACCACTTCCTATAGCTATATATTTTCCATCGGGTGTTATTGCCACTGATGTAACATCATCTTCTGGCTGGTACCTCCATAATAAATTCCCATTATTGTTGAAGAGATAGATACCATTATTAATATGACCTATAGCACCACCACTAATGGTATCTCCAACTCCAGCAACTATATACTTGCCATCAGGAGTTATTGATACTGAAGAAATATAAACTAAATCCTTCTCATATTTCCACAACAAATCCCCATTATTGTTGAAGAGATAGATACCATTACCTCCTGCAACTATATAATTCCCATCAGGAGTTATTGATACTGAATCCACCCAACCTCCAGTATCATACTTCCATACAGCAGTATATTTTATATCCTCTCCAAAAACAAAACCCACATTTACAAAAATTCCAATCAATAAAAATCCAATTATTAAATTTTTCAACTTCAAAATCCCCCTCCAAAAATTTAATAATATAAAATTTTTATTACTGTAATTTTACTTAAACATTACGCAGTGAGGGGGAAAATCTACGATTTTCTAAATATTCAAAAAAGAGTTTTAAAAATTAAAAAAATATTATCCTCCAAACTCCTCCTTCCATTTCTCATACTTCTTAATTATCGATTTAGTTAAAGGACTCTTTATTTTCTTAAATGCCTCTTCAAAATCATCATCAGTCAGAGCTCTTGTTTTTAACTTCCTTCTCTTCAACTCCTTATAGGACAAATTAGCCATTTTATATAAATCCTTATTTACATCCCTAATCATATTCCAAATAGCATCCTGACAGAGATTTTTTAAATCCCTACCAGAATAAAGCCTTTCCACACACTTATCTGCAATTTCATCTAAATTAACATCCAACTTAAGCCCTTTTGTGTTAATTTTAATAATTTCCTTTGTAGCTTTTTTATCTGGTAAAGGAATATAAATTCTCCTTGAAAACCTGGAGAGTACAGCCTCATCCAAATCCCATGGCGTATTTG is a window encoding:
- a CDS encoding DUF5711 family protein; this encodes MKLKNLIIGFLLIGIFVNVGFVFGEDIKYTAVWKYDTGGWVDSVSITPDGNYIVAGGNGIYLFNNNGDLLWKYEKDLVYISSVSITPDGKYIVAGVGDTISGGAIGHINNGIYLFNNNGNLLWRYQPEDDVTSVAITPDGKYIAIGSGGFNDNIYLFNNNGDELWKYKTDEYWVNSVSITPDGNYIVAGSEDKNVYLFNREGRLLWKYETGNLVWSVSITPDGNYIVAGSWDGNVYLFNKEGRLLWKYETGGAVESVSITPDGNYIVAGSNDSNVYLFNKEGRLLWKYETGGAVESVSITPDGNYIVAGSWDGNVYLFNREGRLLWNYWTGSNVRSVSITPNDKYIVAGNGNGSVYLFKAIITGSLYVDSNPTGAKIYINGSYKGTTPKTITGLSPGEYTITLKKDGYKDYTEIVYISPGDSKRVYVNLKPITGSLYVDSNPTGAKIYINGSYKGTTPKTITGLSPGEYTITLKKDGYKDYTEIVYISPGLSKTVNAKLEAIPTININYININHGSNIILILLLFIGLIVVWGGARFIRKRKKKQNKVDESEKSITKQETTNKELVSDIPDFPAELLNKYIPLEKLGEGGFGKVFKVKRKGGTQPLALKVPTFDEKAKKYLLKEIKAWKNLNHPNIVKMYDAYEEPIPHIEMEYIEGYNLNGKLIKDLGEYPKPLNPKDAIKLIKQIAEGLKHAHDKNIIHRDIKPSNILLTQNLTPKITDWGLAKIGAKSTTATTTKGLTLIYSAPEQIDEEEYGKTDKRTDIYQLGVLFYELLTGRLPYEGITPTQVSLKIINPNKKPTLPSKINPELSTFDGILEKLLAKKKEDRFQSIDEFLDALNSLEELTKEKEELRRTLTKTTQKLKISTDKKEINRLIKDLIDITTKLALNCAKVNDKVGLLETLESLENYVKSEENKRELRGAIAHIEYLIKESIPLGKDTIEKLEVLLNRIKREWK